From Candidatus Caccoplasma merdavium, one genomic window encodes:
- a CDS encoding pantoate--beta-alanine ligase: MEVISKISDLQARIAAYRAEGKQIGLVPTMGALHNGHLSLVKRCVSENGCCVVSVFVNPTQFNDKNDLLHYPRTPEADCALLEGAGCNIVFMPSVEEMYPQQDTRVFDLGPVAAVMEGKYRPGHFNGVAQIVSKLFDTVKPDRAYFGEKDFQQIAVIREMNRQLKFPIEIVACPIVREADGMALSSRNMRLTPGQRKNAVNISQTLFKSRTFAAQHSVAETLAYVVDTVNQVPDLRVEYYEIVNGDTLQPVTSWDEAPYIVGCITVYCGEVRLIDNITYRP, from the coding sequence ATGGAAGTTATTTCGAAAATCTCAGATTTACAAGCGCGTATCGCCGCATATCGCGCCGAAGGCAAACAGATAGGTCTCGTCCCCACGATGGGAGCCTTGCACAATGGCCACCTTTCGCTCGTCAAACGTTGCGTGAGTGAGAACGGTTGTTGTGTGGTGAGTGTTTTTGTCAACCCGACCCAATTCAACGACAAAAACGATTTGTTGCATTATCCGCGTACTCCCGAAGCCGACTGCGCGTTGCTCGAAGGCGCCGGTTGCAACATCGTGTTCATGCCGTCGGTCGAGGAGATGTACCCGCAGCAAGATACCCGTGTTTTCGACCTGGGACCCGTCGCGGCTGTCATGGAGGGGAAATACCGTCCGGGACACTTCAACGGGGTGGCTCAAATCGTCAGCAAACTCTTCGATACGGTAAAACCCGACCGAGCCTATTTCGGCGAGAAAGACTTTCAGCAAATCGCCGTCATCAGGGAGATGAACCGGCAGCTTAAATTCCCGATTGAAATCGTCGCTTGCCCCATCGTGCGCGAAGCCGACGGTATGGCGTTGAGCAGCCGCAACATGCGCCTTACGCCCGGACAGAGAAAAAATGCCGTGAACATTTCGCAAACTCTGTTTAAAAGTCGTACCTTTGCCGCGCAACACTCGGTGGCCGAGACCCTCGCATACGTTGTCGACACCGTCAACCAAGTGCCCGATTTGCGGGTGGAATATTACGAAATCGTCAATGGCGACACCTTGCAACCGGTCACCTCGTGGGACGAAGCTCCCTATATCGTGGGTTGCATTACCGTTTATTGCGGAGAAGTGCGTTTAATCGATAATATCACCTATCGTCCTTAA
- a CDS encoding aspartate 1-decarboxylase, which yields MLIEVLKSKIHRVTVTQADLNYIGSITIDEELLEAANIIEGERVHIVNNNNGERFSTYVIKGERGSGMICLNGAAARKVQPGDIVIIIAYAMIDAEEARSFKPTVIFPDTQTNRLLQK from the coding sequence ATGTTGATAGAGGTACTGAAATCAAAAATCCACCGCGTAACCGTAACACAAGCCGACCTTAACTACATTGGAAGCATCACCATCGACGAGGAGTTGCTCGAAGCCGCCAACATCATCGAAGGCGAACGTGTGCATATCGTCAACAACAACAACGGCGAACGCTTCTCGACCTATGTCATCAAAGGCGAACGGGGTTCGGGCATGATTTGTCTCAACGGAGCCGCAGCCCGCAAGGTACAGCCCGGCGACATTGTCATCATCATCGCTTATGCCATGATCGACGCCGAGGAGGCTCGCAGCTTCAAGCCCACGGTCATCTTCCCCGACACGCAGACCAATCGTCTGTTACAGAAGTAA
- the ffh gene encoding signal recognition particle protein gives MFENLSEKLERSFKVLKGEGRITEINVAETLKEVRKALLDADVNYKVAKQFTDTVKAKAMGMNVLTAVKPGQLMVKIVHDELAELMGGKAVDIDVTGSPAIILMSGLQGSGKTTFSGKLAQMLRTKRAKRPMLVACDVYRPAAIEQLRVLGEQIGVPVYSEPDNKKPVEIAQNAIKEARKQNCDLVIIDTAGRLAVDEEMMNEIEALKKAIKPQEILFVVDAMTGQDAVNTAKAFNDRLDFTGVVLTKLDGDTRGGAALSIRTVVNKPIKFVGTGEKMEALDTFHPERMADRILGMGDIVSLVERAQEQYDEEEARRLQKKIAKNQFDFNDFIGQIQQVKKMGNLKDLASMIPGVGKAIKDIDIDDDAFKSIEAIIQSMTPLERSRPEILNSSRRQRIARGSGTSIQEVNRLIKQFDDMRKMMRMMTQGKNPARMMSQFKRR, from the coding sequence ATGTTTGAAAATTTAAGCGAGAAACTCGAACGGTCATTCAAAGTGCTCAAAGGCGAAGGCCGTATCACCGAAATCAACGTAGCCGAAACCTTGAAAGAGGTGCGCAAAGCGCTGCTCGATGCCGATGTCAATTACAAGGTCGCCAAGCAATTTACCGACACGGTAAAGGCCAAAGCCATGGGTATGAATGTGCTCACCGCGGTAAAACCCGGCCAGCTCATGGTGAAAATCGTTCACGACGAACTCGCCGAACTCATGGGCGGAAAAGCGGTCGACATCGATGTTACCGGCTCTCCGGCCATTATCTTGATGTCGGGACTCCAAGGTTCGGGTAAAACCACCTTCTCGGGCAAGCTGGCCCAGATGTTGCGCACCAAGCGGGCTAAACGTCCCATGCTCGTGGCCTGCGACGTGTATCGCCCCGCCGCCATCGAACAGTTGCGAGTGCTCGGTGAGCAAATAGGGGTACCGGTCTATTCCGAGCCCGACAACAAAAAGCCCGTCGAGATAGCTCAAAACGCCATAAAAGAGGCCCGCAAGCAAAATTGCGACCTTGTCATCATCGATACCGCCGGTCGTCTGGCCGTCGATGAGGAGATGATGAACGAAATCGAAGCCCTGAAAAAAGCCATCAAGCCGCAGGAAATCCTCTTCGTGGTCGATGCCATGACCGGTCAGGACGCCGTGAACACGGCCAAAGCCTTCAACGACCGTCTCGACTTCACCGGCGTCGTGCTCACCAAGCTCGACGGTGATACCCGCGGTGGTGCAGCCCTCTCGATACGCACCGTTGTAAACAAGCCCATCAAGTTTGTGGGTACGGGCGAGAAAATGGAGGCACTCGACACCTTCCACCCCGAGCGTATGGCCGACCGTATTCTCGGCATGGGCGACATCGTATCGCTCGTGGAGCGGGCGCAAGAACAGTATGACGAAGAAGAAGCCCGTCGCCTGCAAAAGAAAATTGCCAAGAACCAGTTCGACTTCAACGACTTCATCGGACAGATACAGCAGGTCAAGAAGATGGGTAACCTCAAAGACCTGGCCTCGATGATTCCCGGTGTGGGCAAAGCCATCAAGGACATCGACATCGACGACGACGCCTTCAAGAGCATCGAAGCCATCATACAATCGATGACTCCTCTCGAACGCAGCCGTCCCGAGATTCTCAACAGCAGCCGTCGCCAGCGCATCGCCCGCGGTAGCGGAACCTCGATACAGGAGGTGAACCGTCTCATCAAGCAATTCGACGACATGCGCAAGATGATGCGTATGATGACACAGGGAAAAAATCCCGCACGCATGATGAGTCAGTTCAAACGTCGCTAA
- a CDS encoding AhpC/TSA family protein, whose translation MKKALWGMMGCLLALCACNETPSSYRVEGVLKDSTFDGRTIYIRQRDNRTNIDSTRVEGNRFVFRGAIDTAVICEVYLGRNEYSLFILENGHITLDLYDHLNPQGSPMNEKMASILKTINRLEETYMAQLDSFNRSYWAKEGLKEPRSVAEIPEEILNEQLVLLQTPWEQTEDSIRNDLLTHHNNDALGQLILYAGLLPYDVNEQMEILDQLGPWVKSRKDMQRKIKTLEAQKETLPGQPYVDIEGRDVEGKEIALSDFLGKGNYVLVDMWASWCGPCKQEIPNLAHLHNKYKDHGLTVVGLFVWDKEKNLKKSVEKEKITWPQIFDAEDVARKAYGVDGIPHIMLISPDGIILERNLRGKNMIATIDKLLQNKP comes from the coding sequence ATGAAAAAAGCCCTTTGGGGCATGATGGGTTGCCTCCTGGCACTTTGTGCCTGTAACGAAACACCATCGAGCTATCGCGTCGAAGGTGTGTTGAAAGACTCTACGTTCGATGGCCGCACCATCTACATCAGGCAGCGCGACAACCGCACCAACATCGACAGTACGCGCGTCGAAGGAAACCGGTTTGTGTTTCGAGGCGCTATTGATACGGCGGTAATCTGCGAAGTATATTTAGGTCGCAACGAATATTCCCTTTTCATACTCGAAAACGGCCACATCACACTCGACCTCTACGACCACCTCAACCCACAGGGCAGCCCGATGAACGAGAAGATGGCCAGTATCTTGAAGACCATAAACCGTCTGGAAGAGACCTACATGGCCCAACTCGACTCCTTCAACAGAAGCTATTGGGCGAAAGAGGGCCTGAAAGAGCCTCGCAGCGTGGCGGAAATTCCCGAAGAGATACTTAATGAGCAACTGGTGCTCCTTCAAACGCCATGGGAACAGACCGAAGATTCCATACGCAACGACCTTCTCACCCATCACAACAACGATGCGCTGGGGCAACTCATCTTGTACGCCGGGTTGTTGCCTTACGATGTAAATGAGCAGATGGAGATTCTCGACCAGCTGGGGCCTTGGGTGAAATCGAGAAAAGACATGCAACGGAAAATAAAAACCCTCGAAGCTCAGAAGGAAACACTTCCCGGACAACCGTATGTCGACATTGAAGGCCGCGACGTCGAAGGCAAGGAAATCGCGCTCTCCGACTTCCTCGGGAAAGGCAATTATGTGCTGGTAGACATGTGGGCGAGCTGGTGCGGCCCCTGCAAGCAGGAGATACCCAACCTGGCCCACCTGCACAATAAATACAAAGACCACGGTCTTACCGTGGTGGGGCTCTTTGTGTGGGACAAAGAGAAAAACCTGAAAAAGTCCGTCGAGAAAGAAAAAATCACCTGGCCGCAAATCTTCGACGCCGAAGACGTCGCTCGCAAGGCGTATGGCGTAGACGGAATCCCCCATATCATGCTCATCTCGCCCGACGGCATCATTCTCGAACGGAACCTGCGCGGGAAAAACATGATTGCGACAATCGACAAACTCTTACAAAATAAACCATAA
- the folD gene encoding bifunctional methylenetetrahydrofolate dehydrogenase/methenyltetrahydrofolate cyclohydrolase FolD, with translation MQLIDGKAISEQIKQEIAAEVSEIVARGGKRPHLAAILVGHDGGSETYVAHKVKACEQCGFKSTLIRHEDDITEEELLQEVDRLNNDPDVDGFIVQLPLPKHISEQHIIEAIDYRKDVDGFHPINVGRMSIGLPCFVSATPAGIMELLKRYDIDTKGKHCVVLGRSNIVGKPVATLMMQKTNPGNATVTVCHSASKNLKEMCREADIIIAALGQPNFVTADMVKEGAVIIDVGTTRVPDASKKSGFRLNGDVLFDEVAPKCSFITPVPGGVGPMTIVSLMRNTLLAGKKAIYK, from the coding sequence ATGCAATTAATTGACGGAAAAGCCATCTCGGAACAGATAAAGCAGGAAATCGCTGCCGAAGTTTCCGAAATCGTAGCCCGCGGAGGCAAACGCCCGCACCTGGCCGCCATCTTGGTAGGTCACGACGGCGGTAGTGAAACCTATGTCGCCCACAAGGTGAAAGCCTGCGAACAGTGCGGCTTCAAATCGACCCTCATTCGCCACGAGGACGACATCACCGAAGAAGAGCTCTTGCAAGAAGTGGACCGCTTGAACAACGACCCCGATGTCGACGGTTTCATCGTGCAGTTGCCTCTGCCCAAGCACATCTCCGAGCAACACATCATCGAGGCCATCGACTATCGCAAGGACGTCGACGGTTTCCACCCCATCAACGTGGGTCGCATGTCCATCGGTCTGCCCTGCTTCGTATCGGCTACCCCGGCCGGTATCATGGAGCTGCTCAAACGTTACGACATCGATACCAAGGGCAAACACTGTGTCGTGCTGGGTCGCAGCAACATCGTCGGCAAACCGGTTGCCACCCTCATGATGCAGAAAACCAACCCCGGCAATGCCACCGTTACCGTGTGCCACAGCGCCTCGAAAAACCTCAAAGAGATGTGCCGCGAAGCCGATATCATCATTGCCGCCCTCGGTCAGCCCAATTTTGTGACTGCCGACATGGTGAAAGAGGGTGCCGTCATTATCGACGTGGGAACCACCCGTGTGCCCGACGCCTCGAAAAAATCGGGCTTCCGTCTCAACGGTGACGTGCTCTTCGACGAAGTGGCACCAAAGTGTTCCTTCATCACCCCCGTTCCCGGTGGAGTAGGGCCCATGACCATAGTATCGCTCATGCGCAACACCTTGCTGGCCGGCAAAAAAGCCATCTACAAGTAA
- a CDS encoding CapA family protein, translating into MCRFLIPFLLLGSVTLSAQKRITLVFAGDLMQHQAQIDAARNSSGGYDYGDCFTAVQPLVSEADLAIANLEVTLAGKPYRGYPAFSSPDEFLYAVKECGFDILLTANNHCLDRGRRGFDRTLLMLDSLSLLRAGTYRDENDRQRRYPLLIEQKGFRLMLLNYTYATNGLSETPPRIVNRIDRALMQRDIARARMAQPDAIIACMHWGTEYKTLPDDAQRQLAHWLLSQGVTHVVGCHPHMVQPMELLTDSLGGKHAIVYSLGNFISGMTLAGTDGGAIFTLTLEKDSMGRTILAQCGYELVWTGRPRLTGDCRYRLYPVTMPRDSLSSAAYRRMQEYAGRTRRHLDEHNKEVDEWKRQ; encoded by the coding sequence ATGTGTCGTTTTCTCATACCCTTCCTTCTTTTGGGCAGTGTAACCCTCTCCGCGCAGAAGAGGATTACACTGGTTTTTGCAGGAGACCTCATGCAGCACCAGGCACAAATCGATGCCGCCCGCAACAGTAGCGGCGGGTATGATTACGGCGACTGCTTCACGGCTGTGCAACCGCTGGTTTCCGAGGCCGACTTGGCTATTGCCAATCTCGAAGTCACGCTCGCCGGCAAGCCCTATCGGGGCTATCCGGCCTTCTCTTCGCCCGATGAATTTCTTTATGCGGTAAAAGAGTGCGGATTCGATATACTGCTTACCGCCAACAACCATTGTCTCGACCGCGGCCGTCGCGGTTTCGACCGCACCTTGCTGATGCTCGATTCGCTCTCTCTGCTGCGTGCCGGTACCTACCGCGATGAGAACGACCGGCAGCGCCGTTATCCCTTGCTGATAGAGCAGAAGGGGTTCCGCCTCATGTTGCTCAATTATACCTATGCCACCAACGGCCTGTCGGAAACGCCGCCGCGCATCGTCAATCGCATCGACCGGGCCCTTATGCAGCGCGACATTGCCCGTGCCCGCATGGCGCAGCCCGATGCCATCATCGCCTGCATGCATTGGGGCACCGAGTATAAGACGTTGCCCGATGACGCGCAGCGACAGTTGGCGCATTGGCTCCTGTCGCAAGGTGTCACGCATGTCGTCGGTTGCCACCCCCACATGGTGCAACCCATGGAATTGCTCACCGACAGCCTCGGAGGCAAACATGCGATTGTCTATTCGTTGGGGAATTTTATCTCGGGTATGACCCTTGCCGGTACCGATGGGGGAGCCATCTTCACCCTGACCCTCGAAAAAGACTCGATGGGGCGCACAATCCTTGCTCAATGTGGGTATGAATTGGTGTGGACCGGCCGTCCACGTCTCACGGGTGACTGCCGTTACCGGCTCTATCCGGTGACGATGCCCCGCGACTCCCTTTCTTCTGCGGCATACCGTCGTATGCAAGAGTATGCCGGGCGCACCCGTCGACACCTCGACGAGCACAACAAAGAGGTCGATGAATGGAAAAGGCAATAA
- a CDS encoding WYL domain-containing protein translates to MAKVNQIRRLGIIINKLRHVDCIPAPELLEYVKRVMSQQCGEETGYTLRTLQRDFGTIKTLFGIEISHGNGGYGIVPNDNLANFHEELLCNFEILNAIDSDSAIQQYVLAEHRRHASSTHIADILDAIRNRLTVEFDYTLFRHNNSVVSKQIEPYYLKESQHRWYLVGYDTDKKLKCFALDRISLFRIAADRPFARREDIDIPALFRESFGIWNDPQMPVEEIILRYDSLDGEFVKTLPLHESQEIVSDDDRGLVIKVHLRITNDFVMELLSRSRSVEVLKPASLRQRLYDIYVQAIERNTPENHE, encoded by the coding sequence ATGGCAAAGGTAAATCAAATAAGAAGGCTGGGAATCATCATCAACAAACTTCGGCATGTCGATTGCATACCTGCACCCGAATTGCTTGAATATGTAAAAAGGGTCATGTCGCAGCAATGTGGTGAAGAAACCGGCTACACATTGCGTACGTTGCAACGGGACTTCGGTACGATAAAAACGTTGTTCGGCATCGAGATTAGTCACGGGAACGGTGGGTACGGTATTGTACCAAACGACAATCTGGCCAATTTCCACGAAGAGCTCTTGTGTAATTTCGAAATACTCAATGCCATCGACAGTGACAGCGCCATACAGCAATATGTCCTTGCCGAACATCGTCGGCATGCTTCAAGCACCCATATTGCCGACATACTCGATGCCATACGCAACAGGTTGACGGTAGAATTTGACTACACCCTTTTCCGTCATAACAATTCGGTCGTTTCCAAACAGATAGAGCCATACTATCTCAAAGAATCGCAACATCGCTGGTATCTTGTGGGATATGATACCGATAAAAAACTCAAATGTTTCGCACTCGACCGCATCTCCCTTTTCCGCATTGCTGCCGACCGGCCGTTCGCCCGCCGGGAAGATATTGATATACCGGCCTTGTTCAGGGAAAGTTTCGGCATTTGGAACGACCCGCAGATGCCTGTCGAGGAAATCATCTTGCGGTATGACTCACTCGATGGGGAATTTGTCAAGACATTGCCGTTGCATGAATCACAAGAAATCGTGTCGGACGATGATCGTGGTCTCGTCATAAAAGTACACCTGCGCATCACCAACGATTTTGTCATGGAACTTCTCTCGCGAAGCCGTTCGGTCGAAGTCCTCAAACCGGCCTCGCTGCGTCAAAGACTCTATGACATTTATGTGCAAGCGATTGAACGTAACACCCCCGAAAACCATGAATAA